The following DNA comes from Occultella kanbiaonis.
GAAGCTCGACTCGGCCGTGTTCCCTGGCCAGCAGGGCGGACCGCTGATGCACGTCATCGCGGCCAAGGCCGTCGCGTTCAAGGTGGCGGCCGGTGCGGAGTTCGCCGAGCGGCAACGCCAGACCATCGCCGGCGCGCAGATCCTCGCCGAGCGGCTCACCGCCACCGACGTCAGTTCCGCCGGAGTCTCGGTGCTCACCGGTGGCACCGACGTGCACCTGGTCCTGGTGGACCTGCGGCACTCCGACCTCGACGGTCAGCAGGCCGAGGACCTCCTGCACGCTGCCGGGATCACCGTGAACCGCAACGCGGTGCCGTTCGACCCGCGGCCCCCGCGGGTCACCTCCGGCCTGCGGATCGGCACCCCTGCACTGGCCTCCCGCGGGTTCGGTGAGACCGAGTTCACCGAGGTGGCCGACATCATCGGCGGGGTGCTCGCCGCCGGCGCCGGGGCGGATCTGGACGCCGCGCGCGCCCGGGTCAAGGCCCTCACCGACGCGTTCCCGCTCTACCCCGGACTGCAGCAGTGAGTGCGCGCCTGCTGCCGGGCAAGCCGGTCGCCGATGCGGTCTTCGCCGAACTCGGCCCGCGTATCGACGCGCTCGTCGCCGCCGGACACACCCCGGGTCTGGGCACGATCCTGGTCGGGGACGACTCCGCCAGTGCCGGGTACATCCGGATGAAGCAGGAGAAGGCCGCCTCGCTCGGCCTGACCTCCCCGCACATCCACCTCGGCGCCGACGCGACCCAGGCGGACGTGCTCGCCGCGATCGGCGACATGAACGACGCGGCCGACGTCGACGCCGTCCTGCTGCAGCACCCCACTCCGCCTCAGATCGACTTCGACGCAGCCCTGCTCGCGCTCGACCCGGACAAGGACGTGGACGGGCTGCACCCGGTCAACATGGGACGGCTCGCCCTCGGCATGCCGGGACCGGTGCCGTGCACCCCGGCCGGGATCGAGGCGCTGCTAGCGCACTACGAGATCCCGATCGCCGGGCGCGAGGTGTGCATCCTGGGCCGCGGCACCACGCTCGGGCGACCGCTCGCGCTGCTGCTCAGCCAGAAGCGCCCGACGGCGAACGCGGCCGTGACCGTGGTGCACACCGGGGTCCCGAACTGGGCCGACTACACCCGGCGTGCCGAGGTCGTCATCGCGGCCGCCGGCGTGCCCGGCATCCTCCAGCCCGAACACCTGACCCCGGGTGTCACCGTGATCGGCGGCGGGGTCCGGTACGAGGGCAAGCGCCTGCTGCCGGACGTGGACGAGTCCTGCGAGGAGGTCGCCGGAGCGATCACCCCACGGGTCGGCGGCGTCGGACCGACCACGATCGCGCTGCTGTTCCGCAACGCCGTCGAGGCCGCGGAGCGCCGCGCCGGCTGACGCCTGGCCGCTGGGCGGCCACGAACCACGACGACGGCGGGTGCCGGGCGGCATATGGACGCCCGGCACCCGCCGTCGTCGGCTCGTCATAGGGTTGGAGGCATGACTGAGGACGGGCTGCAGGCAGCCATCACGAAGATGCAGGCGCGGGGCATCGACCCCCGGGCGATCAACGTATTCGCCCACTACTGGCGCGACCTTGCGGCCGGTGCGCAGGGCCTGATCCCCGAGGAGACCATCGAGCCGCTCGGCGAGGTCCCGGCGCTCGGCGACTTCGCCGCAACCCCGGAGCAGCGCCGCGACGCCCTGGCCCGGACCGCCGTCATCAAGCTGAACGGCGGGCTCGGCACCTCGATGGGGATGACCGGGCCGAAGTCCGCCCTCGAGGTGCGCGACGGGCTCACGTTCCTTGACATCATCGCCCGCCAGGTCCTCGCCCTGCGTGCCCAGCACGACGTGCAGCTCCCGCTGATCCTGATGAACTCGTTCCGCACGCGGTCCGAGTCCCTGGCGATCCTCGAGAAGTACCCGGACCTGGCCGTGGACGGGCTGCCGCTCGACTTCCTGCAGAACGCGGAGCCGAAGTTGCGGGCGGACACCCTCGCACCGGTCGAGTGGCCGGCCGACCCCGAGCTCGAGTGGTGCCCGCCCGGGCACGGTGACATCTACGTCGCCCTCCAGGGCAGCGGCCTGCTCGGGGCCCTGCGCGCACAGGGGATCAGGTACGTGTTCCTGTCCAACGCGGACAACCTCGGTGCCACCTGCGACCCGGACGTGGCGGCGTGGATGTTCGAGGCGGCCGTGCCGTACGCGGCGGAGGTCTGCCCCCGCACCGCGAACGACCGCAAGGGCGGGCACCTGGCCCGTCGCCGCAGCGACGGCCGGATGATCCTGCGGGACAGCGCGATGGTCGCCGACGGGGAGGACCACCACTTCCAGGACAACGACCGCCACCAGTACTTCCACACGAACAACCTGTGGGTGGACCTCGAGGTGCTCGAGCGGCTCCTCGACGAGCGGGACGGCGTGCTCGGCCTGCCGATCGTTGTCAACCGCAAGACCGTGGACCCCTCGGACTCCTCCTCGACGCCGGTGATCCAGATCGAGTCCGCGATGGGCACGGCGGTCGAGGCCTTCGAAGGGTCCCAGGCCCTGCTGGTGCCGCGACGCCGGTTCCGGCCCGTCAAGACCACCAACGAGCTGCTCCTGCTGCGCTCGGACGTGTTCTCACTCGATGAGGACTCGGTCGTGAACTCGGTCATCACGCACGACGAGCCGGCGATCCGGCTCGACGGCCACTACAAGCTCGTCCCGGACTTCGAGGCGCGGTTCCCGGCGGGGCCGCCGTCGCTGCGCGAGTGCACCGGCCTGGAGGTCACCGGTGACGTGACCTTCGGCGCCGGCGTCGTCTGCGTCGGCGACGTCCAGGTGCGCGCAGAGGAGCCCGCGACCATCGCCGACGGCACTCGACTTTCCGGGCAGGTCACATGCTGAGCATCGGTTCCGTCAACGTCAACGGTATCCGGGCCGCGTTCCGGCGGGGCATGGGGGTGTGGATCGCCGAACACACCCCGGACGTGCTCCTGCTCCAGGAGGTCCGCGCCACGGACGAGATCCTGGCCGAGCACCTCGGCCCGGACTGGCACGTGGTGCACACCGAGGGCGCGGCCAAGGGGCGTGCCGGGGTCGCCGTCGCCGCCCGTGAGGCGTTCACCGCGGTCCGGATCGGGCTCCGCGCCGACGAACCGGAGGCGGACGTCGGCAGGTGGGTTGAGGCGGATCTCGAGCTCGGTGGCGAACCGGTCACCGTGGTCTCCACCTACCTGCACTCCGGGACCGCCGGGACGCCGTCGATGGACCTCAAGTACGCGCACCTCGATGCCGTCACCGAGCGGATGGGCGTACTGGCTGCCACCGGCCGGTGCATCGTGGTCGGCGGTGACCTGAACATCGCCCACCGTGAGGTCGACCTGAAGGCCTGGAAGACGAACCGCAGGTCTGCGGGCTTCCTACCCGAGGAGCGTGCCTACCTGGACCGGTGGATCGACGAGCAGGGCTGGGTGGACCTGGGCCGCCGGTTCGGCGGCGACGGCCCCGGTCCGTACACGTGGTGGTCCTGGCGCGGTCAGGCGTACACGAACGACTCGGGGTGGCGCATCGACTACCAGTTCGCCACGCCGGCTCTCGCCGAGCGCGCGAAGGACGCGGTGATCGACCGTGCGCCCACCTACGAGGCGCGGTTCTCCGACCACGCGCCGGTGCGGGTGCTCTACGACCTCTGAGGCCGGGCCGTGCCGACGTGCGGCGGCGCCCGGGAGTTGTCGGCGGCGCCGGGGGAGTTGTCGGCGGAGCCGTCAGTGTTGCCCGGGCGGACCGTTCGGGTTGCGCCAGGACCGGCCGCGCGTGCTGAGGTAGCCCAGGACGAGGCCGGCGACGATGAGGATCAGGCCGATCACGAGCCACGTCGGGTCCCCGGTCATGACACTGCCGGGCAGGATGCCCGAGCCCTGGCCCGCCCAGACGAGCCCGATCAGGATGGCGATGATGCCGACGACGGCCAGCAGGGGTTTCCTGATCACGTGGGGTCCTCTGCTCGGGTGTCGCTGAGTGATGGTGGACCGAGCCTACTGCGCCCTCCGACCGCCGAACTGCCCCGGCCTCACCCGCGGCTCAGTCACTCGTGGGGTCCGCTCAGCTCGGCGAGGAGCGCGAAGCCGGGGCGGTCGACCGAGGCGGCGGTGGCCGTCAGGATGACGGCGCCGGTGCCCGCGGTGCGGTCGAGCCCGAACCAGGATCGGAACCCACCTGACCCTCCGTTGTGCCAGGTGATGGCACGTCCGTCAACCGGCGTGGTGATCCAGCCGGCGCCGATCCGGGTGCCCATGCCGAGCGACGCGACCGGGTCGAGGGCGGCGGTGCCGGGCGCCGAGCCGTCGAGCAGTGCCGCCGCGAGGCGGGCCATGTCCCCGATGCGGGCCCGGATCCCACCGGCCGGTCCCAGCGCTTCCCCGGTCCAGGGCTGCCGTGGCCGGCCCCGCACCGAGGTGCCGGTGAGCGCGCCGGGCCGAAGCTGGTCGGTGTTCGCCGGGACGTACACGCCCTCGAGCCCGAGGGTTCGGGCCAGGCGGTCCCGGACGAGGTCCGCGAAGGTCATCCCCGCGGCGCCGGCGACCGCATGGCCCAGCAGCTCGAACCCGAAGTTGGAGTATCGGGCCCGTGGCCTGCTCACCCGGACCTCTCGAGCCTGGTCGAGAAGTTGCGCCAGGGTCTCGCCGTAGGGATTGGTGCCGTGTCGCCACAGGGCGACCGTCCGGCGCCACGGTTGTGCCGACCGGGGCAGCCCGGGCAGCCCGGAGCGATGCGTGCTGACCGACGCCAACGTCACGTCCGCCGCGGGCGTCCCACCCAGCGGAAGCAGCGAGCCGAGGGTCGCGTCGCTGCGGATCTCCCCACGGGCCAGACCGTCCGAGTAGAGCAGTCCGGTGATCCCCTTCGAGACCGACGCGATCTCGTAGTCGGCGTGCAGGTCGGCGCCGCGGGAGGCGACGGTCACCGCGTCCGGCGTGAGGGTCGCGACGGCGAAGACCGGATGTCGGGGTCCTAGCAATGTGTGGGCCCTCGCGGCGAGCTGTGCGCCCGAGCTGGCCCCCCGAGTCTGCGGGTCCATGCAGGCAACCATAGTTGACAGATCGGTGAGGAGTCACCCGCCTCTGCGGGGAAGCGTGCGGGTGGCGCAGCCGGGCCCCGGGTGGCGACCCGATCGGCCGTTCGGCAGGTCCCGGTGGCTTACTCTCAGGCTACGGGCCGGTTCTGGCCTCGTGAACGAGGGAGTTCGTCATGAACGACAAGTCCAACGCCAAGAAGGCCGGAAAGTCCCTCAAGGAGAAGCGCGCCGACAAGGCGGACAAGCGGTCCCGTGCCGCGGACCACGCGAGCGCCGTGGAGGCGGTCGTCACCAAGAAGAAGCGGTGAGCGTGCCCGACCATCTGCGACTCGGCCTGCTCGGCACCTCCCGCAAGCCGGACGAACGCCGTCTCGCGATCCACCCCGCCCATCTCGAGCGCATCGACGCGGACCTACGCGCCCGGATCGTCGTCGAGCACGGTTACGGCGACCGCTTCGGGGTGAGCGACGCCGTCCTGGCCGGGCAGGTCGGCGGCGTGCTCCCACGCACCGACCTGCTCGCCGAGGTCGACGTGGTGGTACTGCCCAAGCCGCAGCCCAGCGACCTGGCGGAACTGCGTGAGGGGCAGACCCTCTGGGGCTGGCCGCACTGCGTACAGGACCGGGCGATCACCCAGCTCGCGATCGACCGCAGGCTCACCCTGATCGCGTTCGAGGCGATGAACCACTGGACCAGGGACGGCGGGTTCGGCCTGCACGTGTTCCACAAGAACAACGAGTTGGCCGGCTACTGCTCCGTGCTGCATGCCATGCAGCTGCGCGGCTTCACCGGTGACTACGGGCGGCGCCGACGAGCCGTCGTGATCGGCTTCGGGGCCACTGCCCGTGGCGCTGTGACCGCGCTGAACGCTCACGGGGTTCACGACGTCCACGTCCTGACCAACCGGGAGGTGGCCGCGGTCGGCTCCCCGATCCCGTCCGTACGGATCCTTCGCCTGGACCACGATGACGATCCGTCCCGACCGAGCCACGTGATCAGCGAGGTGGGCAGGGTGCCACTGGCTCCGTTCCTCGCGGACAGCGACATCGTCGTGAACTGCACCCTGCAGGATCCGCTGGCACCGCTGACCTATCTGCACGAGCAGGACCTGGCGCTGCTGCGGCCCGGCAGCCTCATCATCGACGTCTCCTGCGATGACGGGATGGGATTCAGCTGGGCCCGTTCGACGAGCTTCGCGGACCCGATCTTCGTGGTGGGCGACCACGTCTACCACTACGCCGTCGACCACAGCCCGTCCTATCTGTGGGACTCCTCGACGTGGGAGAACAGCGAGGCCCTGCTGCCGTTCCTGCGCACGGTCATGGAGGGCCCGACCGGATGGGCCGGGGACGAGACGATCAGCCGAGCGATCGAGATCCAGGACGGACGGATCCGCAATCCGGACGTCCTTCGGTTCCAGGGGCGTGCGGACGCCTACCCGCACGCAGTGCTCGAGGGTCAGGACCTCGGGCTGCCTGCTCAGTAGCGGATCGCGTCGATCGGCTTGACCCGCACCGCCACGAGGGCCGGCAGCAGCCCGGCCAGCGCCCCGATCGCCGTGGCGGCCACCAGCCCGGTGACCGCTGCGGAGACAGGGAACGGTGGCAAGTCCTGGATCGTGCCCCAGCCGATCAGGGACTCGATCGGGGCGTTGCGTACCGCGACCACGGCGATCCCGACCCCGACGACGCCGGCGAGTACCGTCGCGACCAGCGACTCCATCATGATCGAGAAGAAGATCCGCCCCGAGGACGCGCCGAAGGAACGGCGGATGCCGATCTCCCGGATGCGTTGGCGCACCGTCACGAGTGAGATGTTCACGAGACTCAGCGCACCGAGCATCAGCACCAGCACGCCGATGCCCGTGACCACCAGCTGGAAGACCTGGTCGAACGCCTCGATGCCGAACGCGTCCTGGCGGTAGATCTGGACCTGTGTCCCGGCGCCGAGCGCGGCGCTCAGATCCCGGTTCAGATACTCCTCCGCGACCTCGGCGTCCTCCGGCGGCACCCACACCTCGAGTGCCGGGACGGTGAAGTACTCGGGGTTCGGCGGGATCCACCGTTCGTACGCCGAGCTCAGGATGTAGGCCTCCGGGTACGCGCCGGGCCAGAGGTCGGCGATCACGCCGGTGACCGTCGCCCGGACCGGCTCGCGGGCACCGATCAGCACGGTGGGGCGTCCGGACAGGTCGGTGACGCCGAGCTCGCGCAGGAACGCCTCGTTCACCACCAGCGCGGGAGAGTACCGGTCCGCGTCCGCCGCGGTGAACCAGGACCCATGGATCGGGGCGATCCGGTGCATCGTCCCGTACGGCGGGTCGACCGCCTGCACCGTGACGTCCCAGGTGGCCGTCGGCATCCGGACCGGCATCGTGGAGTACGTGATCAGTGAAGCCTGCTCGATCTGGTAGCGGTCCACGAACTCGCGGAACGCCGCGGTCGTGGCCGTCGCGTCCAGCGTCGACGTCTCGGACCAGGCGTCCACGCGGAACGTCGCCGGCCGCCCGCTCTGGGCCTCGCTGAGTTCCGCCTGGGCCTGCCGGGTGATGTCTCCGAGCGCCGTGACGCCGGTCATCGCCGCCACCGCCACGGCCACGCCGATGAGCGAGAGCAGCACCCGCAGCCGATGGATCCGAAGTTCACCCCACGCCTCGACCAGGGCGCCGACGAACCCGGTCATGCCGGTCCCGCCTCGGCCTCGGCGAGGGCCGGGACGGCCTCCGGGTCGACGACGTCCGTCGCGGTCAGTGGATCGCCGAGCTCGGCGAGGGTCCCGGCGGTGCGGGGCGCGATCGTGATCGGGGTGAGCACGCCCTCGCCGAGCCGGAAGTGGCGGGTGGCCCGGGCGGCGACCGCGAGGTCGTGGGTGATCGCGATCAGCACGGCGCCGGTGTCGGACGCGATCTCGTCGAGCATGCTCATGATCTCGGCGCCGGTGTCCACGTCCAGGGCGCCGGTGGGCTCGTCGGCGAGGATCACCCGCGGGGTGCGGACCAGGGCGCGGGCGATCGCGACCCGTTGCTGCTCGCCGCCGGAGAGTTGTTCGGGCTTGGAGTCCAGCCGGTCGCCGAGGCCCATCCGGTCCAGCATCGAGGCGGCGATCGAGTGTCGCCGCCAGAACGTGCGGCCGCGTGCGTACAGCAGTGGCGCGATCACGTTCTCCAGGGCGGTCCGCCCGGGCAGCAGGTTGAACTGCTGGAAGACGAAGCCGAAGTCGTCGCCGCGGCGCCGGGCCCGACGGCGGTTGCCGAGTCTGCCGATCGGGGTCCCGTCGAGCAGGTACTCGCCGTCCGTAGGGGCGTCGAGCAGCCCGAGGATGTTCAGCAGGGTGGACTTCCCGGTGCCCGACCTGCCCACGATCGAGATGTGCTCACCGGCGCCGACGCTCAGGTCGACCCCGCGCAGGATGTCCAGGCGGGAGTCGTCGGGCAGACGGACCGTTCGGGTGATCCCGCGCAGCTCCAGGAGGCTCATCCGACCCCCGGGTCCATCGCGTAGGGATCGATGGGTTCGATCTCGGCGCCCGGGACGAACTCGAGGACCAGGTCGCCGGCCGCCACGCCGTCGACGATCTGGACCAGTTCGCCATCCGTGAGGCCCAGGGTCACGGGTCGCTCCTCGGGTTCGCCGTCCGGACCGACCACCCAGACCACCCCGGTCTCGAACAGTCCCTGCACAGCGGTCACCGGCAGGACCAGGGCGTCGGCGGCCTCGCCGCTGGTGATCACCAGCGAGGCGGTCAGGCCGGGGAACACGGTGACCTCGGCGGGCACGGAACACCGGGCCTGCACGGTGGTGCCGTCGGTGGGGGCCTGGGCCCCGCCGTCGGGCTGCTCGTCGGGGGCGCCGTCGGCGCTTGTGGCGACGCCCGTGGTCAGGCCGGTACAGGTGAACGGGGCGGGCCCGCCGGGCACCTCCACCTGCCCCTCGGCCGGCGCCGAGATCAGGCGGTACTGCTGTTCCGGGGTCAGCGAGCCGAGCACGGAGAACGTGCCGGGCGTGACGGTCGCGACCGCATCGCCGATGGAGACGGCCTGGTCCTCGAGGACGGAGAACCGGACCACGCCCGAGGCTGGTGCGCGCACCACGGTGGTGGTGACCTCCGGGCTGCGCGGGGTGACGGTGACGTTGCCCTCGTCGTCGGTGCTCTCGACCGGATCGCGCGGCGTCTCCTGCCGGATGACGAGCAGTCGGTCGCCCTCGGTGACGACGGCGCCCTCGTCCACCTCGAAGTAGTTGATGGTGCCGTCCAGATTCGCCCGTGCGGTCACGGCGCCGTCGGCGACGATCGTGGCCGCCAGGGTCACCTGATTCGTGATCGTGGCGGTGGTGACCTCCACCTGGGGCTCCTCGAACACGGCCGAAGGTTCCTCGGGACCGGCGTCGGGATCCCCGGTCGGCGTGGTGCCGCCGCCGAAGGCGAGCTGCAGCAGCGCGACGGCGATCACCGCCCAGATCACGATCCGCAGCGCCGGAAAGACGATTCGGCGCGTGACACCCATGGCAACAGCCCCCTGCAGTCGTTCGGCGTGACCCCGGGACCGGCGCCCACGCCGGTCCGCACCCCCTGTGCTCGGGTCAGCCTAGCCACAACTGGCCGCCGTGTGTGCGGGCTTGAACGCTGGGCGCTCATGAGCTCCGCGACGGACCGTGCGATGTACGGGTACTCATCGGCAGCGGCGTTTGACGCAATCGCCCGGGGTCGCGCGGTCAGTCCGCCGGGCCGGGTCCTGCCGGTGGGCCGGCGGTCGTGCCCCGATCGTCATCGGCGGCCGTCGGCAGGGTCGTCATCGTCCACAGCGGTGAGAGCACCACCGGGAGCGCCGCGAGGAGCGTGCCGATCACGGCGAACCACAGGGCCCCGACCACGCCGAACGAACTGCCGAGCCAACCGCCGAGCAGGCCGCCGAACGGCATCGTGCCCCAGACGATGAACCGCACCGACGCGTTCATGCGGCCCAGCAACCGGGGCGGGCACAGTCGCTGGCGGAAACTCACCGTGGCGATGTTGTAGACCACCATCATCGTGTAGCTGAGCCCGAGTCCCACGATCAGCGTCACCGTCGGCGGGACAGGCAGCACCGACGCGAGCGGGACCAGCGCGATCGGGATCCCCATCGCGAGCGCGCTCACCGGGACCAGCCTGGCCTCGCCGATCCACTCCGCGGCCCTGCGGCCGAGCAGCGCGCCGATCAGCGCACCCACCGACGCGGCGGAGAAGATGGTGCCGAGCGCCGCCTCACCCAGGTCCAGGTCACGCAGGATGTACAGGGCTTGCAGCGCGGACAGGATGCCCCACGCGAGGTTGCCGAGCGCGGTGCAGGCGACCATCCGGCGCAGCAGTGGCTCCCGCAGTACGAAGGACAGGCCCTCCCGGATCTCCACCACGAGCGGCCGCCGCTCATCCCGGGGCGGCAGCGTCTCGCGGTGCGCAATCCGGGACACGAAGAGCGCGGAGAACACGTAGGTCAGCGCGTTGAACCCGATCAGCGCACCCGAGGTGACGAACCGAAGCAGCACCCCGGCGGCGGCGGGCCCGGCCACCTGGGCGACCGACGCCGTCGCCTGCAGTTTGGCGTTGCCCTCCACCACGTGATCCATGCCGACCAGGGCGGGCACGTAGGACTGGTGCGCGACGTCGAAGAAGACCGTGGCGCTGCCGAGCAGCAGGCCGGCCACGTAGAGCAGGGGCATCGATGCGGTGCCGGTCAGGGCGGCAACGACCACCCCGGCCAGGATGACGGCGCGGAACAGGTCCGCCGTGATGAGCACCGAGCGCTTGCGCATCCGGTCCACCCACGCCCCGGCCGGCAGGCCGATCAACAGGAAGGCCGCCATGTTCGCGGCGGAGAGCACCCCCATCTGCCACTCGGTCGCCTGGAGCGCGCCGACGGCGAGCACCGGCAGGGCAAGGCCGGTGAACTGGGCGCCGAGCTGGCCGAGCGCATCGCCGGCCCAGAGGTGGCGGAAGTCCCGGTGGTGCCACAGCGCCCGGGGCTTGTCCGCAGGGTCCGGTGGCCCGGCCGCTGCGGTCGCGTCCGCGCCAGGATCGGGGGTGCTGGTCTCGACCATGTGACCATCGTGGACGCAGTGATTGGGAAATGTCAATCACTAGGGAGAGGTCACGTGTCGGTTCCTGGGTAGCATCGGGTCATGACCGACGCGGCCGTCCCCGGCACCGCCGCAGACGCCGATGCCCGGGCTCTGAGTTCGGCCCTGCGGATGCGGATCCTGAGGTTGTGCCTGGACGAGGCGCTGACCAACAAGGAGATCGCCGGGCGCCTCGCGATGGCTCCGGCGACCACGTTCCACCACGTGCGACTGCTCGCTGATCGGGGCTTCCTCGCCGCCCAGCCGGAGCGGCAGGGCAAGCGGGGCGCCCGGGAGGTGCCCTACCTGGCGACCCGCAAGTCCTGGCGCACGCCGATGGGGCCGGGTCAGGGACGGATCCTGATCCAGGCGTTCCTGGACGAGTTCGCCCTCTCCGATCCCGCGCGGGCCGAGGTGGTCCGGCTCGGGCTGCGGCTCAACGAGGAGGATCGGCACGATCTGTTGCGCCGGTTCTCGGACCTGTTCGCCGAGTATGCGGCCCGCGAGCCGGACCCCGACGGTGAGCCCGTGTCACTGTTCTTCGCTCTGCACGAGGACGCCGGACGGCTGCGCCAGATCTGACTGCGGCTAGCCCTGCGACCTGCCGGCAGCACCGATGGTGTGGGTCTGGCCGTAGCCGGAGTCCAGATCGGTGATCCGGACCTCGATCATCCCGTTCCGGTCGATCACGTACCGCTCCTCGACGAGCGGCCCGTCGTCGCGGCGGTGCACCTCGGCGGCCGACACGTCCGCGGTCCGGTCCGCGCCCTGGAGGGCGGGATCGAACGGGAAGGTCACCTGGGCGAACGGGACGATGTTGCCGCGCGGTTCACCGGTGGCGTCGATGGCTGTGCACTCCACGAACCGGAACCGGCCCACGTTGTGGGCGGCACGGTACCGGCGCACGATGACGGCGTCCTCGTCGGCGTCGGCCGGCAGCGCCGCGTCCGGGCGCAGGATGGCGTCGAAGCTCAGCCGGGCGCCACCGTCGCGCTCGCGGAACACCCCGAAGCCCCGGGAGAGACGGTCCGAGAGCGTGAACTCGGCATCCGGGTCCGCGGCGATCGCCAGCCCGATCGCGGTGGACGCCGCCGGCAGCGGCGACCGGTGCACGCGGCGGCCGTACTGCTCGCGCAGCAGGCGGGGCACCAGCGGGAGACCGCTGCCACCGCCGACCAGGTAGATGCCCGCGATCTCGGTGAGGTCCTCGGCGGACTCCGGGTCCGCCGCCTCCGCGGCGGTCCCGGCCGGGTCGGGCTCGTCGTCGGCGGGCAGCGCCGCGAGGAGCGGGCGCATCGCGTCGATCGTCTGCTGCAGGAGCGGCGCCGCGGCCTCGTAGTAGTCGTCGACCCCGACGGTGACCTCGGTGTCACCAACCTCGAGGGCGATCCGCCGCGACTGCGGGGTGAGTCGTTCCTTGGCGTCGCGGGCCTGTTCCCGCAGGCTCTCGAGGAGCTCGGGATCCCGTGTGCCGGAGGCGCCGGCCGCTGCGAGCGCGCACCGCACCAGGGCCTCGTCGAAGTCGTCGCCGCCGAGCCGGTTGAGGCCGGCGGTGGCGAGGACGTCGTGGTCGGTGTCCCGCACGTCCACGAGCGAAGCGTCGAAGGTGCCGCCGCCGAGGTCGTAGACGACCACGCGGGTGCGTCTGGAGCTCA
Coding sequences within:
- a CDS encoding ArsR/SmtB family transcription factor, with amino-acid sequence MTDAAVPGTAADADARALSSALRMRILRLCLDEALTNKEIAGRLAMAPATTFHHVRLLADRGFLAAQPERQGKRGAREVPYLATRKSWRTPMGPGQGRILIQAFLDEFALSDPARAEVVRLGLRLNEEDRHDLLRRFSDLFAEYAAREPDPDGEPVSLFFALHEDAGRLRQI
- a CDS encoding MFS transporter translates to MVETSTPDPGADATAAAGPPDPADKPRALWHHRDFRHLWAGDALGQLGAQFTGLALPVLAVGALQATEWQMGVLSAANMAAFLLIGLPAGAWVDRMRKRSVLITADLFRAVILAGVVVAALTGTASMPLLYVAGLLLGSATVFFDVAHQSYVPALVGMDHVVEGNAKLQATASVAQVAGPAAAGVLLRFVTSGALIGFNALTYVFSALFVSRIAHRETLPPRDERRPLVVEIREGLSFVLREPLLRRMVACTALGNLAWGILSALQALYILRDLDLGEAALGTIFSAASVGALIGALLGRRAAEWIGEARLVPVSALAMGIPIALVPLASVLPVPPTVTLIVGLGLSYTMMVVYNIATVSFRQRLCPPRLLGRMNASVRFIVWGTMPFGGLLGGWLGSSFGVVGALWFAVIGTLLAALPVVLSPLWTMTTLPTAADDDRGTTAGPPAGPGPAD
- a CDS encoding Hsp70 family protein, which gives rise to MHLGVDLGTTRTIVAATDRGNYPVVSFLDSDGDAHDHFPSVVADDAGELVYGFDAVAAGHAGAATLRSFKRTLAAADVTGATPVAIGSRTEPILDVLTGFLTALRTALYERSNLPRAARNARAREASRTVVGVPAHAHGAQRYLTLEAFRRAGFTVTAMINEPSAAGFEYTHRRGTTVSSRRTRVVVYDLGGGTFDASLVDVRDTDHDVLATAGLNRLGGDDFDEALVRCALAAAGASGTRDPELLESLREQARDAKERLTPQSRRIALEVGDTEVTVGVDDYYEAAAPLLQQTIDAMRPLLAALPADDEPDPAGTAAEAADPESAEDLTEIAGIYLVGGGSGLPLVPRLLREQYGRRVHRSPLPAASTAIGLAIAADPDAEFTLSDRLSRGFGVFRERDGGARLSFDAILRPDAALPADADEDAVIVRRYRAAHNVGRFRFVECTAIDATGEPRGNIVPFAQVTFPFDPALQGADRTADVSAAEVHRRDDGPLVEERYVIDRNGMIEVRITDLDSGYGQTHTIGAAGRSQG